A segment of the Paracoccus suum genome:
CCTGTTGCGCCTCTCCATCGGGCTGGAGGATACGGCAGACCTGCTGGCCGACCTCGAATCGGCGCTGGCGGCGGCCTAAGCGCCGCCCCCTCGCTTTTCGACCGCACCTACCCCATATCCCTTGCGAGCATTATCCGAGGTGCCGCGATGAATGACACGCGAGAGATCACCGCGACCTATCCCGTGCTTCGGCGCGATTACCCGGCCGACTTCGTGGTCGACGACGCCTATCGCGCGGGCCTGCCGGACCTGCAGAATGGCCCCGCCAGCCTGATCGTCGGCGCGCGCGCGCCGATCCAGCACGTCGGGATCTCGAACTTCCGCCTGCCGATCCGCTACCAGACCAAGTCCGGCGGCGAGATGACGCTGGAGACGAGTGTTACCGGCACCGTCAGCCTTGAGGCGGACCGCAAGGGCATCAACATGAGCCGCATCATGCGCTCGTTCTATGCCCATGCCGAAAAGCAGTTCAGCCTGTCGGTGCTTCAAGCCGCGCTGGACGATTACCGCGCAGATCACGAAAGCCTCGGCGCGCGGATCATGATGCGACTCAGCTACCCCGAGCGGGTGCTTTCGCTGCGCTCTGGCCTTGAGGGTTGGCAGTATTACGACATTGCCATGGAACTGGTCGAGCAGGCAGAGCGCCGGTTGCGGATACTGCACCTTGACTACGTCTATTCATCGACCTGCCCCTGCTCGCTGGAATTGTCCGAACACGCGCGGGCCCAGCGTGGCCAACTGGCGACGCCGCATTCGCAGCGCTCGATCGCGCGCCTGTCGGTGGTCATGCAGGGCGAGGGCAAGCTGTGGTTCGAGGACATGATTGCGCTGGCCCGGCGCGCCATCGCGACCGAGACTCAGGTCATGGTCAAGCGCGAGGACGAGCAGGCCTTCGCCGAGCTTAACGCCGCCAATCCGATCTTTGTCGAGGACGCGGTGCGCGCCTTTGCGCAGCAGTTGCAGGCCGAACCGCGGGTCGGCGATTTCCGGGTGGTCGCGAGCCATCAGGAATCGCTGCACTCTCATGATGCCGTCAGCCTGCTGACCGAGGGGCCCACCTTTGCCCAGGTCAGCCTCGACCCGCTTGGGTTCGCGGGCCTCAGCGCCTGACCCAGGGCGCACGGGCTGCCGCGCGCCGATATTTCCTTTGTCCTTCGGCTTGAAGGCTCGGTGCGCCGCCCTATCTGGGACAGGTGGACCGGGCCCCTCTGGCGGCGCTTGCCGTGATGTCGGCCACGCTAAACGCGGCCGCGTGCGGCTGCCGAACGCACACAGAGAGGGGTCATGGAACCTTCATTGCTCGGAACGATGTTTCTGGGTCAGCCCGCATGGATGTGGCTGACCTTTCTGGCTGCGGTCGTGGTCTTGCTGGTCTTCGATCTCGGCATCCTCAACCGCGGCAACCGCGAGATCGGGGTGCGCCGCAGCCTGTCGCTGTCGGCCATGTATATTGCCCTCGGCGTCGGTTTCGGCGGCTTTGTCTGGTGGCAACTGGGGCAGGAACGCGCCCTCGAATACCTGACCGGCTTCGTGGTCGAGAAATCGCTGGCGATGGACAACGTGTTCGTCATTGCCATGATCTTTGGCGCGCTGGCGATTCCGCGCGCGCTGCAGCACCGCGTGTTGTTCTGGGGAATCCTCGGGGTCATCGTCCTCCGCGGCATCATGATCGGTGTCGGCGCGAC
Coding sequences within it:
- the folE2 gene encoding GTP cyclohydrolase FolE2, with amino-acid sequence MNDTREITATYPVLRRDYPADFVVDDAYRAGLPDLQNGPASLIVGARAPIQHVGISNFRLPIRYQTKSGGEMTLETSVTGTVSLEADRKGINMSRIMRSFYAHAEKQFSLSVLQAALDDYRADHESLGARIMMRLSYPERVLSLRSGLEGWQYYDIAMELVEQAERRLRILHLDYVYSSTCPCSLELSEHARAQRGQLATPHSQRSIARLSVVMQGEGKLWFEDMIALARRAIATETQVMVKREDEQAFAELNAANPIFVEDAVRAFAQQLQAEPRVGDFRVVASHQESLHSHDAVSLLTEGPTFAQVSLDPLGFAGLSA